One segment of Streptomyces sp. NBC_01463 DNA contains the following:
- a CDS encoding phosphatase PAP2 family protein produces the protein MPHATTAPVPRTRPRWWTELPLLALVYGAYSGGRLLVRGDVSTAVDHGLRILDLEKALFLNAEHPLNRLFTAHPSIGIPADFAYASLHYLVTPAVLIWMFRRHSAAYRRARTWLMTSTMLGLIGFTLMPTCPPRLLAAGHGFVDTMAQYSSYGWWGAEASAPRGMGGMTNQYAAMPSLHVGWALWCGILLWRHGRHPLLRVAGVAYPLITVFVVMGTANHYFLDAVAGAAVMGVGALVARPVSRFAERGKNALLARFAPVSPVTQSPDVSAGCKTSAGERIPGQRTTSADPTDAAGPAGPPAPADVPASAGRAAGGDTAAAAR, from the coding sequence ATGCCGCATGCCACCACCGCGCCCGTGCCGCGCACCCGGCCCCGCTGGTGGACCGAGCTCCCGCTCCTGGCCCTGGTCTACGGGGCGTACTCGGGCGGCAGGCTCCTGGTCCGCGGTGACGTGTCCACCGCCGTCGACCACGGGCTGCGCATCCTGGATCTGGAGAAGGCCCTCTTCCTCAACGCCGAGCACCCGCTCAACCGGCTGTTCACCGCGCACCCCTCCATAGGCATACCCGCCGACTTCGCGTACGCCTCCCTGCACTACCTGGTCACCCCGGCCGTCCTGATCTGGATGTTCCGGCGCCACTCGGCCGCCTACCGCCGGGCCCGGACCTGGCTGATGACGTCCACCATGCTCGGTCTCATCGGCTTCACGCTGATGCCGACCTGCCCGCCGCGGCTGCTGGCCGCGGGGCACGGTTTCGTCGACACGATGGCCCAGTACAGCTCGTACGGCTGGTGGGGCGCCGAGGCGAGCGCCCCGCGCGGCATGGGCGGCATGACCAATCAGTACGCGGCGATGCCGAGCCTGCACGTGGGCTGGGCCCTGTGGTGCGGCATCCTCCTGTGGCGCCACGGCAGGCACCCGCTGCTGCGGGTCGCCGGCGTCGCCTATCCGCTGATCACGGTCTTCGTGGTGATGGGCACCGCCAACCACTACTTCCTCGACGCCGTCGCCGGCGCCGCCGTCATGGGCGTCGGGGCGCTGGTGGCCAGGCCTGTCTCGCGGTTCGCCGAGCGGGGCAAGAACGCGCTCCTGGCCCGTTTCGCACCGGTGTCCCCGGTCACGCAGTCCCCGGATGTCAGTGCCGGATGCAAGACTTCCGCGGGTGAGCGAATCCCCGGCCAGCGGACCACCTCCGCAGATCCCACCGATGCCGCAGGACCGGCCGGTCCACCTGCCCCGGCCGACGTCCCCGCCTCCGCGGGAAGAGCGGCGGGCGGTGACACTGCGGCAGCGGCTCGCTGA
- a CDS encoding histidine phosphatase family protein, translating into MAPRILLARHGRTEWSVKGNHTGRTDIPLLDSGREGAKLLGERLHRGPWADLPGLEVRTSPLVRASETCEIAGFGGRAERWDALMEWDYGAYEGMTPAEIKAVRPDWFIWRDGVPEGETLAEVSARADEVVAWARSADRDVLVFGHGHILRVLGARWLGEDASFAARIRLDPTSLSVLGWAYGAPAVERWNDTGHLER; encoded by the coding sequence ATGGCACCGCGCATCCTGCTGGCCCGGCACGGTCGGACGGAATGGTCCGTCAAGGGGAATCACACCGGCAGGACGGACATTCCGCTGCTCGACTCCGGGCGCGAGGGGGCCAAACTCCTCGGCGAGCGGCTGCACCGCGGGCCGTGGGCGGACCTGCCGGGCCTCGAGGTCCGCACCAGTCCGCTGGTGCGGGCGTCCGAGACCTGCGAGATCGCGGGCTTCGGCGGCCGGGCCGAGCGGTGGGACGCGCTGATGGAGTGGGACTACGGGGCGTACGAGGGCATGACACCCGCCGAGATCAAGGCGGTCCGCCCGGACTGGTTCATCTGGCGTGACGGGGTGCCGGAGGGCGAGACCCTGGCGGAGGTGTCGGCCCGGGCCGACGAGGTCGTCGCGTGGGCACGCTCGGCCGACCGCGACGTGCTGGTCTTCGGCCACGGCCACATTCTGCGGGTGCTGGGGGCGCGGTGGCTGGGCGAGGACGCGTCGTTCGCGGCGCGCATCCGGCTGGACCCGACGTCCCTGTCGGTACTGGGCTGGGCGTACGGGGCGCCGGCGGTGGAACGCTGGAACGACACGGGGCACCTGGAGCGGTGA
- a CDS encoding tetratricopeptide repeat protein, whose translation MVSTRAVPNLAFRRLRGQRSAGEFAAAVRRSAREIGEQVACDARYIGRVESGEIRCPNYAYERVFLHMFPGATLADLGFSPRESVRGRAARSTAAASRPPASPSPLLVCGSDIDEESDVLRRAFMTSGTTAVAAATLGLGLHGPAAVSLPVQRRVGDAEVSAVEKAVRQIRLLDDRHGGDGLYRRASQPLRAAYALLDSGTTARRSTADRLHAGAGELAISVGWLAHDSGRFDDARSHYAEALATARVAGDPALEAHAFCNASFLARDTGRPRESVRAAEAGQRAARPLGSPRLLALLALREAGGRAGLGDRTGCERALGRAHTAFGKGPSAADPEWMTFFREAELEMLEAQCWSALGDWSRAARHARRATRLQDPHFTRNLALYRAELTTDLARAGLAEEAAATGHRVMDLLDQVQSSRIRAMLASAVAVLRPRGRGSVDVRDFLDRHAMPGAHPSPSGTSSPSGV comes from the coding sequence ATGGTGTCGACACGGGCAGTTCCCAACCTCGCCTTCCGGCGGCTGCGCGGACAGCGCTCCGCCGGGGAGTTCGCTGCCGCGGTACGCAGGTCCGCTCGTGAGATCGGCGAGCAGGTCGCGTGCGACGCCCGGTACATCGGACGCGTGGAGTCCGGCGAGATCCGCTGTCCCAACTACGCGTACGAGCGGGTCTTCCTGCACATGTTCCCCGGGGCGACCCTGGCGGACCTGGGCTTCTCACCGCGCGAATCGGTACGCGGCCGGGCGGCCCGGTCCACGGCGGCCGCCTCGCGCCCCCCGGCTTCCCCTTCCCCACTGCTCGTATGCGGCAGCGACATCGACGAGGAGAGCGACGTGCTGCGTCGCGCATTCATGACGAGCGGCACCACCGCGGTGGCGGCCGCCACCCTGGGCCTGGGCCTCCACGGCCCGGCCGCCGTCTCCCTGCCCGTGCAGCGCCGGGTCGGTGACGCGGAGGTGAGCGCCGTCGAGAAGGCGGTGCGGCAGATCCGGCTGCTCGACGACCGGCACGGCGGCGACGGTCTCTACCGGCGGGCCTCGCAGCCCCTGCGGGCGGCGTACGCGCTGCTCGACTCCGGCACCACGGCCCGCCGCTCCACCGCGGACCGGCTGCACGCGGGCGCCGGTGAGCTGGCCATCTCGGTGGGCTGGCTGGCCCATGACTCGGGCCGCTTCGACGACGCCCGCTCGCACTACGCGGAGGCGCTGGCCACCGCGCGGGTGGCGGGGGATCCGGCGCTGGAGGCGCACGCGTTCTGCAACGCGTCGTTCCTGGCCCGCGACACGGGACGGCCTCGCGAGTCCGTACGGGCCGCGGAGGCCGGGCAGCGGGCGGCCCGGCCGCTGGGCTCACCGCGGCTGCTGGCGCTGCTGGCCCTGCGGGAGGCGGGCGGGCGGGCCGGGCTCGGGGACCGCACCGGCTGCGAACGGGCGCTGGGGCGGGCGCACACCGCGTTCGGGAAGGGGCCGTCGGCGGCGGACCCGGAGTGGATGACGTTCTTCCGCGAGGCGGAGCTGGAGATGCTGGAGGCGCAGTGCTGGTCGGCGCTGGGCGACTGGTCGCGGGCCGCGCGGCATGCCCGGCGGGCCACCCGGCTCCAGGACCCGCACTTCACCCGGAACCTGGCGCTGTACCGGGCGGAACTGACCACGGACCTGGCCCGCGCGGGCCTCGCGGAGGAGGCGGCGGCCACGGGTCACCGGGTGATGGACCTGCTCGACCAGGTCCAGTCCTCCCGGATCCGCGCGATGCTGGCGAGCGCGGTGGCGGTCCTGCGGCCGCGGGGGCGGGGGTCGGTGGACGTACGGGACTTCCTGGACCGCCATGCGATGCCGGGCGCACACCCGAGCCCGTCCGGCACCTCCAGCCCGTCCGGCGTCTGA
- a CDS encoding fused MFS/spermidine synthase produces the protein MARRGAAGGAGERKQRAERRTDRKAARGSERPGGNVTEPVDGGIAELVPDRERRRAWTLTIDGAPQSHVDLDDPTYLSFSYQRRIGHIIDLAAPPGQPLHVVHLGGGAFTLARYTAATRPRSTQQIVEVDAALVQLVRRELPLDPQARIRVRATDARAGLGKIQDGWADLVVADVFSGARTPAHLTSTEFLAEVRRVLKPGGSYVANLADGPPLAHLRGQIATAATVFPELALAADPVVFRGRRFGNAVLLASDTAPRTAELTRKVATDPHPGRVEHGRALTDFTGGAAPVHDADARPSPPPPATAFD, from the coding sequence GTGGCACGTCGAGGAGCGGCCGGCGGCGCGGGTGAGCGCAAGCAGCGCGCCGAGCGCAGGACCGACCGGAAGGCGGCGCGCGGTTCCGAGCGGCCCGGGGGCAACGTCACCGAGCCGGTGGACGGCGGCATCGCCGAGCTCGTCCCCGACCGGGAGCGCCGGCGCGCCTGGACCCTCACGATCGACGGCGCGCCCCAGTCCCACGTGGACCTGGACGACCCGACGTACCTCTCCTTCTCGTACCAGCGCCGGATCGGCCACATCATCGACCTGGCCGCACCGCCCGGACAGCCCCTGCACGTCGTGCATCTCGGCGGCGGGGCCTTCACCCTCGCCCGCTACACCGCCGCCACCCGCCCCCGCTCCACCCAGCAGATCGTCGAGGTCGACGCCGCGCTCGTCCAACTGGTGCGCCGGGAACTGCCGCTGGACCCGCAGGCCAGGATCAGGGTCCGCGCCACCGATGCCCGCGCCGGGCTCGGGAAGATCCAGGACGGCTGGGCGGACCTCGTCGTCGCCGACGTCTTCAGCGGGGCCCGCACCCCCGCCCACCTCACCAGCACCGAGTTCCTCGCCGAGGTGCGCCGGGTCCTGAAGCCCGGCGGGAGTTACGTGGCCAACCTCGCCGACGGACCGCCGCTGGCCCATCTGCGCGGCCAGATCGCCACCGCCGCCACCGTCTTCCCCGAGCTGGCCCTCGCCGCCGACCCGGTCGTCTTCCGCGGCCGCCGCTTCGGCAACGCCGTACTGCTCGCCTCGGACACCGCCCCGAGGACCGCGGAGCTGACCCGCAAGGTGGCGACCGATCCGCACCCCGGACGCGTCGAACACGGCCGTGCGCTCACCGACTTCACCGGCGGCGCGGCCCCGGTGCACGACGCGGACGCCCGCCCCTCGCCCCCGCCGCCCGCCACCGCGTTCGACTGA
- a CDS encoding response regulator transcription factor, which produces MPSVLVVEDDQFVRSALIRHLTEASHTVRSVGTALEALREVAHFRFDVVILDLGLPDLDGAEALKMLRGITDVPVIIATARDDESEIVRLLNDGADDYLTKPFSVEHLSARMAAVLRRSRAAGGEAPPPRVIQVGGLSIDPLRRRAELDGTALDLTRREFDLLTFLAGRPGVVVPRKELLAEVWQQSYGDDQTIDVHLSWLRRKLGETAARPRYLHTLRGVGVKLQPPAAPPEQPA; this is translated from the coding sequence ATGCCAAGTGTGCTCGTGGTCGAGGACGACCAGTTCGTACGTTCCGCCCTCATCCGGCACCTGACCGAGGCCTCCCACACGGTACGGAGTGTCGGCACCGCGCTCGAAGCGCTGCGCGAGGTCGCCCACTTCCGGTTCGACGTGGTCATCCTCGACCTCGGGCTGCCCGATCTCGACGGGGCCGAGGCGCTGAAGATGCTGCGCGGCATCACCGACGTGCCCGTCATCATCGCGACCGCGCGCGACGACGAGAGCGAGATCGTCCGGCTGCTCAACGACGGCGCCGACGACTACCTCACCAAGCCGTTCTCCGTGGAACACCTCTCGGCGCGGATGGCCGCCGTGCTGCGCCGCTCGCGGGCCGCCGGCGGCGAGGCACCGCCGCCGCGCGTCATCCAGGTCGGCGGACTCTCCATCGATCCGCTGCGCCGCCGGGCCGAACTCGACGGCACCGCACTCGACCTCACCCGGCGCGAGTTCGACCTGCTGACCTTCCTGGCCGGCCGGCCGGGCGTCGTCGTCCCGCGCAAGGAACTCCTCGCCGAGGTCTGGCAGCAGTCCTACGGGGACGACCAGACCATCGACGTCCATCTCTCCTGGCTGCGCCGGAAGCTGGGCGAGACGGCCGCCCGGCCGCGCTATCTGCACACGCTGCGCGGCGTCGGCGTGAAACTCCAGCCGCCCGCCGCGCCCCCGGAGCAGCCCGCATGA
- a CDS encoding HAMP domain-containing histidine kinase, which translates to MRWALVKVCLAVTAMVVIAFAVPLGLVIKEMARDRAFSDAERQAAMIGPTLSITADRAELQKAVLTTEPGADDRMAVHVPASDEADSVAVEIGTRRATRKDLETVQESGRASITEVRGGSALLQPTALGGGGTAVVEVFVPEEEVSNGVATAWLMLAGVGIALIVGSVAVADRLGVRMVEPARRLAGAAHDLGEGQLGTRVPEEGPTELRSAATAFNSMADQVVQLLANERELAADLSHRLRTPLTVLRLNAASLGEGPAAEQTRAAVQQLEREVDTIIRTAREQRPQTQGQGGGPGAGCDVSEVIRERMDFWSALAEDEGREVRLAGVDRTVRIPVARPEMAAALDALLGNVFRHTAEGTAFAVDVHHSGDAVIVLVSDAGGGIADPKAALARGGSGRGGAKGAVGSTGLGLDIVRRVAESTGGDVRIGRSVLGGTEVRIWIGLDGDRQPRRGGRGHRVGRQRHGATRRNTSIRFRSGPHL; encoded by the coding sequence ATGAGATGGGCCCTGGTCAAGGTCTGCCTGGCCGTCACCGCGATGGTCGTCATCGCCTTCGCCGTCCCCCTCGGCCTCGTCATCAAGGAGATGGCCCGCGACCGCGCCTTCTCCGACGCCGAACGGCAGGCCGCGATGATCGGCCCCACCCTCTCCATCACCGCCGACCGCGCCGAGCTCCAGAAGGCCGTCCTGACCACCGAACCGGGGGCCGACGACCGGATGGCCGTCCATGTCCCCGCGTCCGACGAGGCCGACAGCGTCGCGGTGGAGATCGGCACCCGCCGCGCCACCCGCAAGGACCTGGAGACCGTGCAGGAGTCGGGGCGCGCCTCCATCACCGAGGTGAGGGGCGGCTCCGCGCTGCTCCAGCCGACCGCGCTGGGCGGCGGAGGCACCGCCGTCGTCGAGGTGTTCGTGCCGGAGGAGGAGGTCTCCAACGGCGTCGCCACGGCCTGGCTGATGCTCGCGGGCGTCGGCATCGCGCTGATCGTCGGTTCGGTCGCGGTGGCCGACCGGCTCGGCGTCCGCATGGTCGAGCCCGCCCGGCGCCTCGCCGGCGCCGCGCACGACCTGGGGGAGGGGCAGCTCGGGACCCGCGTCCCGGAGGAGGGCCCGACCGAACTCCGTTCCGCCGCGACCGCGTTCAACTCGATGGCCGACCAGGTCGTCCAACTCCTCGCCAACGAGCGCGAACTGGCCGCCGACCTCTCGCACCGGCTGCGCACCCCGCTCACCGTGCTCCGGCTCAACGCCGCCTCGCTCGGGGAGGGCCCCGCGGCCGAACAGACCCGGGCGGCCGTCCAGCAGCTGGAGCGGGAGGTCGACACGATCATCAGGACCGCCCGCGAACAGCGCCCGCAGACCCAGGGGCAGGGCGGCGGGCCGGGGGCCGGCTGCGACGTCTCCGAGGTGATCCGCGAACGGATGGACTTCTGGTCGGCGCTGGCCGAGGACGAGGGCCGCGAGGTGCGCCTGGCGGGAGTCGACCGTACGGTACGCATTCCGGTCGCCCGCCCCGAAATGGCGGCCGCCCTGGACGCGTTGCTCGGCAACGTGTTCCGGCACACCGCCGAGGGCACCGCCTTCGCCGTCGACGTGCACCACAGCGGCGACGCGGTGATCGTGCTCGTCTCGGACGCGGGCGGCGGCATCGCGGACCCCAAGGCCGCGCTGGCCCGCGGCGGCAGCGGACGCGGCGGCGCGAAGGGCGCGGTGGGCTCGACGGGCCTCGGCCTCGACATCGTCCGCCGGGTGGCCGAGTCCACCGGCGGCGACGTGCGGATCGGGCGCTCGGTGCTCGGCGGTACGGAGGTGCGGATCTGGATCGGCCTGGACGGGGACCGGCAGCCGCGGCGGGGCGGGCGCGGTCACCGGGTGGGGCGGCAGCGGCACGGAGCCACCCGCCGGAACACCTCGATCCGGTTCCGTTCCGGCCCGCACCTTTAA
- a CDS encoding cellulose binding domain-containing protein, giving the protein MGTSTHRRTASTRTKAIGAVVAAAVIGGTVFALTGTAQAAAVAAAYTRTSGWTGGYTGQYVVTNDTGTAKSGWTLEFDLPAGTKLSSLWNGEHTVSGSHVTVTPASWDKELAPGKSVTIGFVTSSDGSAADPTGCLIDDATCSVDTGATPEPSGRPTETATPTPTATATPTQQPGETATPTPTPKPTETDSGGGTASGAGFAPYVDTSLYPAFDLVDTATKTGVKQFNLAFITSGGSCAPLWGGVTGLGDDHVASQIGALRAAGGDVRVSFGGASGSELALNCASADELAAAYGKVVDTYKLTKVDFDIEGGALPDTAANSRRSQAIAKLQKSHPGLDVSFTLPVMPEGLTQPGVDLIADAKKNGVDVGAVNVMAMDYGASYSGDMGTYAIQAATATQAQIKGVLGLSDADAWQAVAVTPMIGVNDVSTEIFKVEDATQLVAFAKEKGLGWLAMWSGTRDKECAGGAKPSADASCSSIAQEPLAFTKAFGAYK; this is encoded by the coding sequence ATGGGCACCAGCACGCACCGGCGCACGGCGAGCACCAGGACCAAGGCGATCGGCGCGGTCGTCGCCGCGGCAGTGATCGGCGGAACGGTCTTCGCCCTCACCGGCACGGCCCAGGCGGCCGCCGTCGCAGCCGCCTACACCAGGACCAGCGGCTGGACCGGCGGATACACCGGGCAGTACGTCGTCACCAACGACACCGGCACCGCCAAGTCCGGCTGGACGCTCGAATTCGACCTGCCCGCAGGCACGAAGCTCAGCTCCCTCTGGAACGGCGAGCACACCGTCAGCGGCAGCCACGTCACGGTCACGCCCGCGAGCTGGGACAAGGAACTCGCTCCCGGCAAGTCCGTCACCATCGGCTTCGTCACCAGCTCCGACGGCTCGGCCGCCGACCCCACCGGCTGCCTCATCGACGACGCCACCTGCTCCGTCGACACCGGCGCGACACCGGAGCCGAGCGGCCGCCCCACCGAGACGGCGACCCCCACCCCGACCGCCACGGCCACCCCCACCCAGCAGCCCGGCGAGACCGCGACGCCGACCCCCACGCCGAAGCCCACCGAGACCGACAGCGGCGGCGGCACCGCGAGCGGGGCCGGCTTCGCCCCGTACGTGGACACCTCGCTCTACCCGGCCTTCGACCTGGTCGACACCGCCACCAAGACCGGCGTGAAGCAGTTCAACCTCGCCTTCATCACCTCCGGCGGCAGCTGCGCCCCGCTCTGGGGCGGCGTCACCGGCCTCGGTGACGACCACGTCGCCTCCCAGATCGGCGCCCTGCGCGCGGCGGGCGGCGACGTCCGGGTCTCCTTCGGCGGCGCCTCCGGGTCCGAACTCGCCCTGAACTGCGCCTCGGCCGACGAGCTGGCCGCGGCCTACGGCAAGGTCGTCGACACGTACAAGCTGACCAAGGTCGACTTCGACATCGAGGGCGGCGCACTGCCCGACACGGCGGCCAACTCCCGTCGCTCCCAGGCCATCGCCAAGCTGCAGAAGTCCCACCCGGGCCTCGACGTGTCGTTCACCCTGCCGGTGATGCCCGAGGGCCTGACCCAGCCCGGCGTGGACCTGATCGCCGACGCGAAGAAGAACGGCGTGGACGTCGGGGCGGTCAACGTCATGGCGATGGACTACGGCGCCTCGTACAGCGGCGACATGGGCACGTACGCGATCCAGGCGGCGACCGCCACCCAGGCCCAGATCAAGGGTGTGCTGGGGCTCTCCGACGCGGACGCGTGGCAGGCCGTCGCCGTCACCCCGATGATCGGGGTCAACGACGTCAGCACCGAGATCTTCAAGGTCGAGGACGCCACGCAGCTGGTGGCCTTCGCCAAGGAGAAGGGCCTCGGCTGGCTCGCGATGTGGTCGGGCACCCGGGACAAGGAGTGCGCGGGCGGGGCCAAGCCGTCCGCGGACGCCTCCTGCAGTTCGATCGCCCAGGAGCCGCTCGCCTTCACCAAGGCGTTCGGCGCCTACAAGTAG
- a CDS encoding 2-isopropylmalate synthase, whose translation MSHRPSPMHSFPTICTPRGPVPEAAPRWNPQRSSSMPSHRYRSAFDRVDIPLTGRGWPQARIGHAPLWVPVDLRDGNQALAEPMDTPRKRRMFDLLVAMGFKEIEIGYPSASRTDFGFVRHLAESGAVPDDVTVVVFTPARPELIERTFESVAGMDRVVVHLYIPTAPVWRDVVLGRGRAEVHGVVLDAARQMDRLARKRPGADIRFEFSPEVFVLTEPDYVLEICNSLTELWDASPDRPVIHNLPATVEIATPNVYADQIEYMHRHLDRRDSVILSVHPHNDRGTGVACAELAVLAGAQRVEGCLFGNGERTGNVDLVNLALNLHAQGVDPMVDFSDIDEIRRTVEHCNRLPVPPRHPYGGDLVYTAFSGTHQDAISKGFAHHAQSGSDLWSVPYLPIDPADVGRSYEAVIRVNSQSGKGGIAHLLRSSHGVDLPARMRADFSGAVQDATDDSGLEATPKDLWNLFDATYLVPGREGRVALTSWSADRDPAGDHRFVCTLRVDGRTGDYEGTGSGAVSAFACALEAAGVEAVVLDLSEHGCPGGTATAYAECRVGERVCWGAGQDASGVAASVAAVLSAVNRART comes from the coding sequence ATGTCCCACCGTCCGTCACCGATGCACAGCTTCCCCACGATCTGCACGCCCCGCGGGCCCGTTCCCGAGGCCGCGCCCCGCTGGAATCCGCAGCGCTCCAGCTCCATGCCGTCGCACCGCTACCGGTCGGCGTTCGACCGCGTCGACATCCCGCTGACCGGCCGCGGCTGGCCGCAGGCCCGGATCGGCCACGCCCCGCTCTGGGTCCCCGTCGACCTGCGGGACGGCAACCAGGCCCTCGCCGAGCCGATGGACACCCCGCGCAAGCGCCGGATGTTCGATCTGCTGGTCGCGATGGGGTTCAAGGAGATCGAGATCGGCTACCCGTCCGCGAGCCGTACCGACTTCGGTTTCGTACGGCATCTGGCGGAGAGCGGGGCGGTACCCGACGACGTGACCGTGGTCGTGTTCACCCCCGCCAGACCGGAGCTGATCGAGCGGACCTTCGAGTCCGTCGCCGGGATGGACCGGGTGGTCGTCCACCTCTACATCCCGACCGCCCCCGTCTGGCGGGACGTCGTCCTGGGACGCGGCCGGGCCGAGGTGCACGGCGTGGTGCTGGACGCCGCACGGCAGATGGACCGGCTGGCACGGAAGCGGCCCGGGGCTGACATCCGGTTCGAGTTCTCGCCCGAGGTCTTCGTCCTCACCGAGCCCGACTACGTACTGGAGATCTGCAACAGCCTGACCGAACTGTGGGACGCCTCGCCGGACCGCCCGGTGATCCACAACCTGCCGGCCACGGTGGAGATCGCGACACCGAACGTCTACGCGGACCAGATCGAGTACATGCACCGCCATCTGGACCGCCGCGACTCCGTGATCCTCTCCGTCCACCCGCACAACGACCGCGGTACGGGCGTGGCCTGCGCGGAGCTGGCCGTGCTGGCGGGGGCGCAGCGGGTGGAGGGCTGCCTGTTCGGCAACGGGGAGCGCACCGGCAACGTCGACCTGGTCAACCTGGCCCTCAATCTGCACGCCCAGGGCGTCGACCCGATGGTCGACTTCTCGGACATCGACGAGATCCGCCGCACGGTCGAGCACTGCAACCGGCTGCCGGTGCCGCCGCGCCATCCGTACGGCGGCGACCTGGTGTACACGGCGTTCTCCGGCACCCACCAGGACGCGATCAGCAAGGGCTTCGCGCACCACGCGCAGAGCGGGTCCGACCTGTGGTCGGTGCCGTACCTGCCGATCGACCCGGCGGACGTGGGCCGCAGTTACGAGGCCGTCATCCGGGTCAACAGCCAGTCCGGCAAGGGCGGCATCGCCCATCTGCTGCGGAGCAGCCACGGGGTGGATCTGCCGGCGCGGATGCGGGCGGACTTCTCCGGCGCGGTGCAGGACGCGACGGACGACAGCGGTCTGGAGGCGACGCCGAAGGATCTCTGGAATCTGTTCGATGCGACGTATCTGGTGCCCGGGCGGGAGGGCCGGGTCGCCCTGACCTCCTGGTCGGCGGACCGCGATCCGGCCGGTGACCACCGCTTCGTCTGCACGCTGCGGGTGGACGGGCGCACGGGCGACTACGAGGGCACGGGCAGCGGTGCGGTGTCGGCATTCGCCTGTGCGCTGGAGGCCGCCGGGGTGGAAGCCGTCGTTCTCGACCTCTCCGAGCACGGATGCCCCGGGGGGACGGCGACCGCGTACGCGGAGTGCCGGGTCGGCGAGCGGGTGTGCTGGGGCGCGGGCCAGGACGCGTCGGGTGTGGCCGCCTCGGTGGCGGCGGTGCTGTCGGCGGTGAACCGGGCCCGGACGTGA
- a CDS encoding FadR family transcriptional regulator — protein MSSLGPLSPSPLVEQATRHLREQITEGHWPVGTKIPGETTLAKTLGVGRSTVREAVRTLATLGLLQSRQGSGVFVIADHATEDWPVRLRRAAVTDVYEVRMLIEVQAARLAARRRTDEDLIALDAALTARRAAGTGPDDAFVDADIALHRTVVAAAHNPVLTDLFGEFAPVLRQGLIDLVELLGLRRDDPDHGDAEHHALVRAVVAGDAESAGRAAQAELENTLSRLRAA, from the coding sequence GTGTCCTCGCTCGGCCCGCTCAGCCCCAGCCCCCTGGTCGAACAGGCCACGCGCCACCTGCGCGAGCAGATCACCGAGGGGCACTGGCCGGTCGGCACGAAGATCCCGGGGGAGACCACGCTCGCCAAGACCCTGGGCGTCGGCCGCTCCACCGTGCGCGAGGCCGTGCGGACGCTCGCCACCCTCGGCCTGCTCCAGTCCCGCCAGGGCTCCGGCGTCTTCGTCATCGCCGACCACGCGACGGAGGACTGGCCGGTCCGGCTGCGACGGGCCGCGGTCACCGACGTCTACGAGGTGCGCATGCTGATCGAGGTCCAGGCCGCCCGGCTGGCCGCCCGGCGCCGCACCGACGAGGACCTGATCGCCCTGGACGCGGCGCTCACGGCCCGCCGGGCCGCCGGCACCGGACCCGACGACGCCTTCGTGGACGCCGACATCGCCCTGCACCGGACCGTGGTGGCGGCCGCCCACAACCCCGTACTCACCGATCTCTTCGGCGAGTTCGCCCCCGTGCTGCGGCAGGGGCTGATCGACCTGGTGGAGCTGCTCGGGCTGCGCCGCGACGACCCGGACCACGGCGACGCGGAGCACCACGCGCTGGTCAGGGCGGTCGTCGCGGGGGACGCGGAGTCGGCGGGCCGGGCCGCGCAGGCGGAACTGGAGAACACCCTGTCCCGCCTGCGCGCCGCCTGA